The following proteins come from a genomic window of Halanaerobiaceae bacterium ANBcell28:
- a CDS encoding nucleotidyl transferase AbiEii/AbiGii toxin family protein, whose amino-acid sequence MRNISASVIAKLKNKAKQEGISLQQFLNLFCQEEFIRRLAQSNYSDKLILKGGFLLYSISGFTTRPTIDADYLLKYHSNEIGAIEKMVRSIIDENTGNDFVKIDIRNITKINEMKEYHGTRVNLIGYIGKTRTPFSIDFGVGDMIIPSAVERTLPILLDDFTQPTLLTYSLESIVSEKFDAIVNLMEATGRMKDFYDIYYLASSFDFDGRKIQEAVYETLTNRGTPYESDSVTVIQRLLNNNQIINRWENFCKKILRYELDFEKVIKLIVKFINSPFQAMINEDEFFGIWDHETREYKK is encoded by the coding sequence ATGAGAAATATAAGTGCATCAGTAATAGCAAAACTAAAAAATAAAGCGAAACAAGAAGGAATTTCCTTGCAGCAATTTTTAAATTTATTTTGTCAAGAAGAGTTCATAAGAAGGTTGGCTCAGAGCAATTATTCAGACAAGCTAATTTTGAAAGGTGGATTTCTTTTATACTCGATTAGTGGTTTTACTACAAGACCAACTATTGATGCTGACTATTTATTAAAGTATCATTCTAATGAAATAGGGGCAATTGAAAAGATGGTAAGATCAATTATTGATGAGAATACGGGGAATGACTTTGTTAAGATTGATATACGAAATATTACAAAAATTAATGAAATGAAAGAATACCATGGTACACGAGTCAACTTGATTGGCTATATTGGAAAAACGCGGACACCATTTAGCATTGATTTTGGTGTTGGTGATATGATAATACCTTCAGCAGTTGAAAGGACATTGCCTATTCTCTTAGATGATTTTACCCAGCCAACTTTACTAACTTATTCGTTAGAATCAATAGTATCTGAAAAATTTGATGCAATAGTAAACTTGATGGAAGCAACAGGGCGAATGAAAGATTTTTATGATATTTATTATTTAGCTTCTTCATTTGATTTTGATGGTAGAAAAATTCAAGAAGCAGTATATGAAACTCTTACTAATAGGGGAACACCTTATGAATCAGACTCAGTTACAGTGATTCAACGGCTATTAAATAACAATCAAATCATTAATAGATGGGAAAACTTCTGTAAAAAGATATTAAGATATGAATTGGATTTTGAAAAGGTTATTAAGTTAATCGTTAAATTTATTAACTCACCATTTCAAGCAATGATTAACGAAGATGAGTTCTTTGGTATTTGGGATCATGAAACAAGAGAATACAAGAAATAG
- a CDS encoding WYL domain-containing protein encodes MLTLNEPLVDLSKHQDLISQIEEAIEKKMSVKIAYNSLADDKIKERKLDPYSIILKNGACYIVGYCHLRQDVLTFRIDRINAFSLLKECFEIAENYSADKYFQYSWGIERGKEFSVELYFNGIAAQIVKEYNWHPTQQSKELSDGRMFFKVRTGSAMEIKRWILSFGSEVEVKSPAWLKEDIKDEVEKTKEIYK; translated from the coding sequence ATGCTTACTCTAAATGAACCCCTTGTAGATCTAAGTAAACATCAGGATCTAATTAGTCAGATAGAAGAAGCAATAGAGAAAAAAATGAGTGTAAAGATAGCTTACAATTCCCTGGCTGACGACAAAATAAAAGAAAGAAAGCTAGACCCCTATAGTATTATTTTAAAGAATGGGGCTTGCTATATTGTAGGTTATTGTCATTTAAGACAAGATGTCTTAACATTTAGAATAGATAGAATTAATGCTTTTTCTCTTTTAAAAGAGTGCTTTGAAATAGCAGAAAATTATTCAGCTGATAAGTATTTTCAATATTCCTGGGGAATAGAAAGAGGAAAAGAATTTTCAGTTGAATTATACTTCAATGGTATTGCAGCTCAAATAGTAAAAGAATATAACTGGCATCCAACTCAACAATCAAAAGAACTTTCAGATGGAAGAATGTTTTTTAAGGTAAGGACTGGTAGTGCCATGGAAATAAAAAGATGGATTCTCAGCTTTGGCAGTGAAGTAGAAGTTAAATCTCCTGCTTGGTTGAAGGAAGATATAAAAGATGAAGTGGAAAAAACAAAGGAAATATATAAATAA
- a CDS encoding helix-turn-helix transcriptional regulator, which yields MKCKNLGERILNLRKERGITRAELASQIGLASSYIVKIENAQRTVSLEEAEKISRALGICINTLLNYEKVTEEKSFYKAFVAKGMNKKELEDIKRFERLFDALSTQEEIYNLERNI from the coding sequence ATGAAATGTAAAAATCTTGGAGAAAGGATTTTAAATCTCCGTAAAGAAAGAGGAATTACTCGAGCTGAATTGGCAAGTCAAATTGGTCTTGCATCTTCCTATATAGTTAAAATTGAGAATGCTCAAAGAACTGTTTCTTTAGAAGAAGCAGAAAAGATAAGTAGGGCTCTGGGAATATGCATCAACACTTTATTGAATTATGAGAAGGTTACAGAAGAAAAGTCTTTTTATAAAGCATTTGTGGCAAAAGGTATGAATAAAAAAGAGCTAGAAGATATAAAAAGATTTGAGAGACTTTTTGATGCATTAAGTACTCAAGAAGAAATATATAATCTTGAGAGAAATATATAG
- a CDS encoding AAA family ATPase, producing the protein MERFTTGISPVMLDDLTSGFNISTNITMNKVVNEMSGFTEDEVKGIINKIGIDKDNKINLDQDRKDKLFIELRKNYNGYLFNEDSRERLYNPDMILHFFNQYLMTGDYPKQLIDDNVSTDYGRINRLVANEANREVLEDIIIEEGIVADIISRFSFDMMYDEDYFVSLLYYMGLLTIGEMRYGKTRLEIPNYAIKVIFWDYIEKKLRREYNVPYNVEELAKAIWEMGFDGEITGFLDYMSENVLKKLSNRDLINFDEKYLKVILFAYLVTSNLYRPVSEGEVENGYIDIYLERDFRMPEVEYEWIIELKYLKKADKGNLNQVREEGLKQLRKYASSHKFEGKENMKQALIVFVGKAEYFVFE; encoded by the coding sequence GTGGAGAGGTTCACTACTGGTATTTCGCCTGTAATGCTTGATGATTTGACCAGTGGTTTTAATATATCTACTAATATCACTATGAATAAGGTAGTTAATGAAATGTCGGGTTTTACAGAAGATGAGGTAAAAGGAATTATCAATAAAATAGGGATAGATAAAGATAATAAAATAAATTTAGATCAAGATAGAAAAGATAAGCTATTTATTGAGTTGAGGAAGAATTATAATGGATATTTATTTAATGAGGATAGCAGAGAACGCCTCTATAATCCTGATATGATTTTACATTTTTTCAATCAATATTTAATGACTGGTGATTATCCAAAACAATTAATAGATGATAATGTAAGTACTGATTATGGAAGAATTAATCGACTGGTAGCAAATGAAGCTAATAGGGAAGTATTAGAAGATATTATCATTGAAGAAGGGATTGTTGCAGATATTATATCCCGTTTTTCCTTTGATATGATGTATGATGAAGATTACTTTGTTTCATTGCTATATTATATGGGTTTATTAACAATTGGCGAAATGAGATATGGCAAAACCAGATTGGAGATACCTAATTATGCAATAAAGGTTATTTTCTGGGACTACATAGAGAAGAAATTAAGAAGAGAATATAATGTCCCTTATAATGTTGAAGAATTAGCAAAAGCAATTTGGGAAATGGGTTTTGATGGTGAAATAACAGGGTTTTTAGACTATATGAGTGAAAACGTTCTTAAGAAATTATCAAATCGTGATTTGATTAATTTTGATGAAAAGTATCTTAAGGTAATTTTATTTGCCTATCTGGTGACAAGTAATCTTTATAGACCAGTTAGTGAAGGGGAAGTCGAGAATGGCTATATTGATATATATTTAGAACGGGATTTTAGAATGCCAGAAGTGGAGTATGAGTGGATAATAGAGCTTAAGTATTTGAAAAAAGCTGATAAAGGGAATTTAAACCAGGTTAGAGAAGAAGGATTAAAGCAGCTAAGAAAATATGCAAGTAGTCATAAGTTTGAAGGTAAAGAAAATATGAAGCAGGCTTTGATAGTTTTTGTAGGTAAAGCTGAGTATTTTGTGTTTGAATAA
- a CDS encoding ADP-ribosylglycohydrolase family protein, with translation MINIKNRFAGALIGLAVGDALGTTLEFKARGSFEPLEDMVGGGPFDLEPGQWTDDTSMALCLAESLVEDGFDLDSQLAKYLKWFNDGYLSSTGTCFDIGNNTAKSLREYEGKGKLPDEYEYAAGNGALMRLAPVAMYYKGDFEKAVLYSGKSSITTHNNILSIDSCRCFGRMLQQAIVGKDKDSILTGEVRQLEVDDKVKLIADGSYMDKDIDAISSSGFVIDSLEASLWAFYHTENFKDAVLKAVNLGDDADTVGAITGQIAGAYYGLDGIPEEWVSKLAKKDLIFDLLDKLYNKIWSSLKKSL, from the coding sequence GTGATTAATATCAAAAACCGTTTTGCAGGTGCACTTATTGGATTGGCTGTTGGTGATGCTCTTGGAACAACTCTTGAGTTTAAAGCACGTGGTAGTTTTGAGCCACTGGAAGATATGGTAGGGGGAGGGCCTTTTGATTTAGAACCTGGTCAATGGACAGATGATACATCTATGGCTCTTTGTCTGGCTGAAAGTTTAGTAGAAGATGGCTTTGATCTGGATAGTCAGCTTGCTAAATATCTGAAATGGTTTAATGATGGCTATTTAAGTAGTACGGGAACTTGTTTTGATATCGGGAATAATACTGCTAAATCCCTTAGAGAATATGAAGGAAAGGGAAAGCTTCCTGATGAATATGAGTATGCAGCTGGAAATGGTGCCTTGATGAGATTAGCGCCAGTTGCAATGTATTATAAAGGAGATTTTGAAAAAGCAGTATTATATTCAGGGAAAAGTTCAATTACAACACATAATAATATATTGTCTATTGATTCATGCCGATGTTTCGGTAGAATGTTGCAGCAAGCAATTGTGGGAAAAGATAAAGATAGTATTCTCACTGGGGAAGTAAGGCAATTAGAAGTTGATGATAAAGTAAAGTTAATTGCTGATGGTAGCTATATGGATAAAGATATTGATGCGATTTCATCAAGTGGTTTTGTAATAGACTCTCTGGAAGCAAGTTTGTGGGCATTTTATCATACTGAAAACTTTAAAGATGCAGTATTGAAAGCTGTTAATCTTGGTGATGATGCTGATACAGTAGGAGCAATTACTGGTCAAATAGCTGGTGCCTATTATGGACTGGATGGTATACCAGAGGAGTGGGTTAGTAAGCTGGCTAAAAAAGATTTGATATTTGACTTGCTTGATAAGTTGTACAATAAAATATGGAGCTCTCTCAAAAAAAGCTTATAA
- a CDS encoding YafY family protein encodes MENNKIVRLLKIITLLDGSYKKWTAQDMAAHFGISERTFHRDRKILEDIGVPLYYDSDKKTYDICDTYTFSPPQFTRDEAIALSLAARYYQSENAPYKNHLDIAIAKILNALPQSISEVLQNIDARMLTLNDPIVDLSEYQDLIAQIEEAIEKQKRVKIAYNSLADDLVKCRNLDPYNLILKNGACFVVGYCHLRNAIRIFRVDRIKSFEALDERFEKDENYSPEKYFKYSWGIERGQEFKVELYFKGVAAQIVREYNWHPSQEIKELSDGIIFRVRTSSAIEMKKWILGFGSEVEVKEPEWLRQELIDEVEKIKEIYK; translated from the coding sequence ATGGAAAATAATAAGATAGTAAGATTACTAAAAATTATTACATTACTAGATGGAAGCTATAAAAAATGGACAGCCCAGGATATGGCTGCTCATTTTGGCATATCAGAAAGAACCTTTCACCGTGATCGGAAAATCCTTGAAGATATAGGGGTCCCCCTATATTATGACTCTGATAAAAAAACCTATGATATTTGTGATACATATACATTTTCACCTCCACAATTTACAAGAGATGAGGCTATTGCCCTTTCTCTTGCTGCACGCTATTACCAATCAGAAAACGCACCTTATAAAAATCATTTAGATATAGCTATTGCTAAAATACTCAATGCTTTACCGCAGAGCATCTCTGAAGTACTGCAAAATATTGATGCTCGAATGTTAACTTTAAATGACCCTATTGTAGATCTTAGTGAATATCAGGATCTAATTGCTCAGATAGAAGAAGCCATTGAGAAACAAAAAAGAGTTAAGATAGCTTATAATTCTCTGGCTGATGATCTAGTAAAATGCAGGAATTTGGATCCATATAATCTAATCCTTAAGAATGGAGCTTGCTTTGTAGTTGGATATTGTCACTTGAGAAATGCTATTAGAATATTTAGGGTTGATCGGATAAAGTCTTTTGAAGCTCTTGATGAAAGATTTGAGAAAGATGAAAATTATTCTCCAGAAAAATATTTTAAATACTCCTGGGGAATTGAAAGAGGACAGGAATTTAAAGTTGAATTGTATTTTAAAGGTGTTGCTGCTCAAATTGTCAGGGAATACAACTGGCATCCAAGTCAAGAAATAAAAGAACTTTCAGATGGAATAATATTTAGAGTTAGAACCAGTAGTGCTATTGAAATGAAAAAATGGATACTAGGTTTTGGCAGTGAGGTTGAAGTAAAAGAACCTGAATGGCTGAGGCAAGAATTAATAGATGAAGTGGAAAAAATAAAAGAAATATATAAATAA
- a CDS encoding type IV toxin-antitoxin system AbiEi family antitoxin domain-containing protein encodes MISMSKVVKEFQKQGGVLKTSELNKLGLSSRQIRKLLDQGELSKIKRGYYELSHDVTSEEVMIARLFPKAVIFLESALLKYGYTDRIPLAWQIAVNRDSEKSKYDIDYPIIKPFYQKSKFLNIGVTTIIVDGVNVRYFDRDRTICDVMRYERKLEKEVYSKAVMNYIKDSNKNIRHLFEYAKLLNITRKVDSQIGKWL; translated from the coding sequence ATGATTAGTATGAGTAAAGTTGTTAAAGAATTTCAAAAGCAAGGTGGTGTTCTCAAAACATCAGAACTAAATAAATTGGGTCTTAGTAGCCGTCAGATTAGAAAACTTTTAGATCAAGGAGAACTATCAAAAATTAAACGAGGATATTATGAACTTTCACATGATGTTACCTCAGAAGAAGTTATGATTGCTAGATTATTTCCAAAGGCTGTTATTTTTCTGGAAAGTGCTTTACTTAAATATGGTTATACAGATAGGATTCCATTAGCCTGGCAAATTGCCGTTAATAGAGATAGCGAGAAGAGTAAATATGATATTGATTATCCTATTATTAAGCCTTTTTATCAGAAATCTAAATTTTTGAATATAGGAGTAACTACAATTATAGTAGATGGGGTAAATGTGAGGTATTTTGATAGGGACCGTACGATTTGTGACGTTATGAGATATGAGCGAAAATTAGAAAAAGAGGTGTATTCAAAAGCGGTCATGAACTATATCAAAGATTCCAATAAAAATATTAGACATCTCTTTGAGTATGCAAAATTATTAAATATCACGAGGAAAGTTGATTCCCAAATAGGGAAGTGGTTATAA